The genome window TCTGACAAAGCCGATGACCAGCGGCGACATAGAACGGCTCTACATGCTGCGGCGCGATCTCCTGCGCCTGCGCAACGCAATTGGCCCGCTCGTCGATGTTTGCGGACGTCTCAGCAATACGGATTTGCCTCAGATTCAAACGGCGATGCAGCCCCTGTTCAGGGATGTCACGGATCATGTCCGTACGGTTCAAGAGAAAATCGACGGCTTGCGGGAAGTTCTCGCTTTTGCTTTTGAAGCGAGTTTGCTCGTCGGCCAGAGCCAGGAAACGGCTATTTCCAAGCGGTTGGCCTCCTGGGCGGCGATATTGGCTGTGCCGACAGCGATTGCGGGCATTTACGGCATGAACTTCAAACACATGCCAGAATTGGATTCTCCCAATGGATACTACTGGGTCATGGGCGTGATCGTTCTTGTGTGCCTTACTCTCTTCTGGCGGTTTCGCAAGAGCGGTTGGCTCTAGCTAAATTTCTATCCGCGATGACCCTTGGTGATCGGCTCCTGGTAGGTCAGACCCATGTCCCAGGGAAAATAGATCCAGGTATCCTGCGACACTTCCGTTACGAATGTATCGATGAGCGGGCGGCCTTTTGGCTTGGCGTAGACCGTGGCGAAATGCGCCTTCGGCATCATCGCGCGCACGATTGCGGCCGTCTTGCCCGTATCGGTCAGGTCATCCACCACCAGAATTCCATCGCCTTCATTCTCCAGAAGCCGGGAATCGACGTCCTTGAGGACCTTGAGCTCTCCCTGTTCGTCATACTCATGATAGGAGGCAATGCAGACCGTCTCGATCATGCGGATACCTAGTTCACGGCATATGATTGCCGCGGGAACGAGCCCACCACGGGTAATTGCCACCATGGCACGCCACTCGCGCTGCATACCGGCAACGCGCCAGGCGAGGGCGCGGGCATCTCGATGAAATTGATCCCATGAAACCGGAAAAGCTTTGTCGGGAAGGGACATGGCGCGCACTCCATCAGCAAAATACAAAATAGCGGAAAATCCGCGAGGAATGCATTTCGCAATAGCGGTAAAAGCCAGCCCATGGCAAGCGCTTGCGCAGCCTGCGGGCTCTCATGGTGAGAAAAGGTGTGATTTTGTCCGTTAACGCGACATCAAAGTCAAACAAGGCATGTCCGCCATGATTGAACTGGTAACCCCACCAAAAACCCATTCCTTCAAGCGCGACTGGCTATAGGCACCCATAACAAACAGCGATGCGTTGTTTTCAGCAATCCGCCGCCGCAATATTTTGTCCGTGGATTCGCCGTGTGACTCGATTATGTGCGGGTTTACGTTAACGCCATGGCGGCGAAGTGCATCAGAAAGCGGCGTGCCGGGAATGTCGACATTGGGATCGATGGATTTCTTCGGATCAACCCACACAATATCGACGCCCTCTGCTTTGAGGAGGAGCGGGAGAGAGTCGAACGCTGCGCGAGACGCTTCGCGCTTGCCGTTGAAAGCAACAACGACACGGTCGATCTTCTCTGGTAGCGCTGTCTTGTAAGGAACGAACAGCACGGGCCGACCACTTTCCATAACCAATGGATCCGTAACGTCATTGACGCTATCGGGATCATCGGGGTCCGGCTGTCCTGCTATGATGATGTCGGCACGCAAGGCACTCTGCGTGACGCCGGCAGATGGGCTGCTGCTCTCGGAGCGGACGATGCGAAACTCATGGGAAATGGTACCTTTGGCCATTTTTGCCTTGAAAAGAGCGGCGATCGCTTGCGAGTTCTCCTTATGGCGTTGTTCGTGCGCCTCAAACAGGGTCGTGTCGGCGAAACCTGTTGGATCAGCGTAAACGATGGGTGAAGGGATCGTATAGAGACCGATGATATGAGTCCGCTCGCTGGAGGACGCGATCAATCTTGCGGCGCCAATTACCCTTCTTGCTTCACGCTCGCTGCGAATAAATGCGATGATCGTGCGAAATGCCATACTGGCCTCCATCGGTTGTTGCATCGTCACATGC of Phyllobacterium zundukense contains these proteins:
- the gpt gene encoding xanthine phosphoribosyltransferase, with protein sequence MSLPDKAFPVSWDQFHRDARALAWRVAGMQREWRAMVAITRGGLVPAAIICRELGIRMIETVCIASYHEYDEQGELKVLKDVDSRLLENEGDGILVVDDLTDTGKTAAIVRAMMPKAHFATVYAKPKGRPLIDTFVTEVSQDTWIYFPWDMGLTYQEPITKGHRG
- a CDS encoding universal stress protein, with the protein product MAFRTIIAFIRSEREARRVIGAARLIASSSERTHIIGLYTIPSPIVYADPTGFADTTLFEAHEQRHKENSQAIAALFKAKMAKGTISHEFRIVRSESSSPSAGVTQSALRADIIIAGQPDPDDPDSVNDVTDPLVMESGRPVLFVPYKTALPEKIDRVVVAFNGKREASRAAFDSLPLLLKAEGVDIVWVDPKKSIDPNVDIPGTPLSDALRRHGVNVNPHIIESHGESTDKILRRRIAENNASLFVMGAYSQSRLKEWVFGGVTSSIMADMPCLTLMSR